In a genomic window of Streptomyces noursei ATCC 11455:
- a CDS encoding M3 family metallopeptidase — protein sequence MTGTGSATAPDTDRRPATSNPFFSASELPYGLPPFARIRHEHFRPAFERGIAEQLAEVAAVGADSDPPTFENTVAALERSGAVLRRVSAVFFNKANADTDEATQELEAEIVPRLAAHEDAVLLDPALFARLETLHEARAGLGLDGEQLRLLERHHAARVRAGARLAPEQQRRLRELNAEIATLCTDFRRNLRADNAAAALVVDRAEELAGLPDDEIATAAENARALGHDGRFALSLLNFTNQPQLAALEDPALRERLLTASMGRGRAANGSVAIAVARLRAERAALLGHSSHASWQVADQTAGTTDAVAEMFGKLIGPALVHAEREGAALAEAAGVAEVGAADWQFYAERVRRQRFDLDAAALRPYLELEAVLRDGVFHAATLVYGITFAERPDLVAYHPDARVFEVHNADGSPLGLYVGDFHARESKRGGAWMNELVTQSHLLGQRPVVVNNLNIAKPAAGEPVLLNWSEVTTLFHEFGHALHGLFSDVRYPLLAGTEVPRDFVEFPSQVNEMWAEWPEVLARYARHHRTGEPMPPELPARLREAERFGEGFDSVEHLAAAVLDWTWHTVPADELPTPDGVEAFEAAALARHGLAHPAIPPRYRTGYFAHVFGGGYAAGYYGYRWAEVLDADTVRWFRENGRTVRESGEIFRRELLSRGNSVDPMAAFRAVLGRDPDFGPLLARRGAGPAE from the coding sequence GTGACGGGTACGGGGTCCGCGACGGCCCCGGACACGGACCGGCGGCCCGCGACGTCGAACCCGTTCTTCTCGGCCAGTGAACTTCCCTACGGGCTACCGCCCTTCGCCCGTATCCGGCACGAGCACTTCCGGCCCGCCTTCGAACGGGGCATCGCCGAGCAGCTGGCCGAAGTGGCCGCCGTCGGGGCCGACTCCGATCCGCCGACGTTCGAGAACACCGTGGCGGCGCTGGAGCGCAGCGGCGCGGTGCTGCGGCGGGTGTCCGCGGTGTTCTTCAACAAGGCCAACGCGGACACCGACGAGGCCACGCAGGAGCTGGAGGCGGAGATCGTGCCGCGGCTGGCCGCCCACGAGGACGCCGTGCTGCTCGATCCCGCCCTGTTCGCCCGTCTGGAGACGCTGCACGAGGCGCGGGCCGGACTCGGGCTGGACGGTGAGCAGTTGCGGCTGCTGGAGCGCCACCACGCGGCGCGGGTGCGGGCCGGGGCGCGGCTGGCCCCCGAGCAGCAGCGCCGGCTGCGGGAGTTGAACGCCGAGATCGCCACCCTGTGCACCGACTTCCGGCGGAATCTGCGGGCCGACAACGCGGCGGCCGCGCTGGTGGTGGACCGCGCCGAGGAACTGGCCGGACTGCCCGACGACGAGATCGCCACGGCCGCCGAGAACGCCCGGGCGCTGGGGCACGACGGCCGCTTCGCACTGAGCCTGCTGAACTTCACCAACCAGCCGCAGCTCGCCGCGCTGGAGGACCCCGCCCTGCGGGAGCGGCTGCTGACCGCCTCCATGGGGCGGGGCAGGGCCGCCAACGGGTCCGTCGCGATCGCCGTGGCCCGGTTGCGGGCCGAGCGCGCCGCCCTCCTCGGGCACTCCAGCCACGCGTCCTGGCAGGTCGCCGACCAGACCGCGGGGACGACCGACGCCGTGGCGGAGATGTTCGGGAAGCTGATCGGCCCGGCCCTGGTCCACGCCGAGCGGGAGGGCGCGGCGCTGGCGGAGGCCGCCGGCGTCGCGGAGGTCGGCGCGGCCGACTGGCAGTTCTACGCCGAGCGGGTGCGCCGGCAGCGGTTCGACCTCGACGCGGCGGCGCTGCGCCCCTACCTGGAGCTGGAGGCCGTCCTGCGGGACGGCGTCTTCCACGCCGCGACCCTGGTGTACGGGATCACCTTCGCCGAGCGCCCCGATCTGGTCGCCTACCACCCGGACGCCCGGGTCTTCGAGGTGCACAACGCCGACGGCAGCCCCCTCGGCCTGTATGTCGGCGACTTCCACGCCCGGGAATCCAAGCGCGGCGGTGCCTGGATGAACGAACTGGTCACGCAGTCGCACCTGTTGGGGCAGCGGCCCGTGGTGGTCAACAACCTGAACATCGCCAAGCCGGCGGCGGGCGAACCGGTGCTCCTGAACTGGAGCGAGGTCACCACGCTCTTCCACGAGTTCGGGCACGCGCTGCACGGGCTGTTCTCCGACGTCCGCTATCCGCTGCTGGCCGGCACCGAAGTGCCGCGCGACTTCGTCGAGTTCCCCTCGCAGGTGAACGAGATGTGGGCGGAGTGGCCCGAGGTCCTGGCCCGTTACGCCCGGCACCACCGCACCGGGGAGCCGATGCCGCCCGAACTGCCGGCCAGGCTGCGGGAGGCGGAACGATTCGGCGAGGGTTTCGACAGCGTCGAGCACCTGGCCGCCGCCGTCCTGGACTGGACCTGGCACACGGTGCCCGCCGACGAACTGCCCACCCCGGACGGCGTCGAGGCGTTCGAGGCGGCCGCGCTGGCACGCCACGGACTGGCCCACCCGGCGATCCCGCCCCGCTACCGGACCGGCTACTTCGCCCATGTCTTCGGCGGCGGCTACGCGGCCGGGTACTACGGGTACCGCTGGGCGGAAGTACTGGACGCGGACACCGTGCGCTGGTTCCGCGAGAACGGCCGGACGGTCCGCGAGAGCGGCGAGATCTTCCGCCGGGAACTCCTCAGCCGGGGCAACAGCGTCGACCCCATGGCGGCGTTCCGCGCGGTGCTGGGACGCGACCCGGACTTCGGGCCGCTGCTGGCGCGGCGAGGGGCCGGGCCCGCGGAGTAG
- a CDS encoding class I SAM-dependent methyltransferase, whose amino-acid sequence MREQTGPDGWREANRARWDERVALHTASDYYDQDEFRRTRDVIRDFEAAEVGDVTGRSLLHLQCHFGQDTLSWAYRGAARVVGLDFSEPAIETARDLAAEFGYGPDRAAFVAADVYDAAEAVPDAAYDIVYTGIGAVNWLPDLVGWAETVASLVAPGGFLYLAEFHPLGDVLDDRTGSQVAHDYFRTEAWDEEAPGSYTDFEARTVHNRSVEWQHSLGDVVSAVVGAGLRLEFLHEHDMTLFQRFGVLRRGADGYYRFPDDRPRIPLMYSLKASKPV is encoded by the coding sequence ATGCGAGAACAGACGGGTCCCGACGGCTGGCGTGAGGCGAATCGCGCGAGGTGGGACGAGCGCGTCGCCCTCCACACCGCGAGCGATTATTACGACCAGGACGAATTCCGGCGGACCCGGGATGTGATCCGCGACTTCGAGGCGGCGGAGGTCGGCGACGTCACCGGCCGGAGCCTGCTCCATCTTCAGTGTCACTTCGGCCAGGACACGCTGTCGTGGGCGTACCGCGGCGCCGCCCGGGTCGTCGGACTCGACTTCTCCGAACCGGCGATCGAGACGGCCCGCGATCTGGCCGCCGAATTCGGCTACGGCCCGGATCGTGCGGCCTTCGTCGCCGCCGACGTCTACGACGCCGCCGAAGCGGTGCCCGACGCCGCGTACGACATCGTCTACACCGGCATAGGGGCGGTGAACTGGCTCCCGGACCTGGTCGGTTGGGCCGAGACGGTCGCGTCGCTGGTGGCGCCCGGCGGATTCCTCTATCTCGCCGAATTCCACCCGCTGGGCGATGTGTTGGACGACAGGACCGGCTCGCAGGTCGCCCACGACTATTTCCGCACCGAGGCGTGGGACGAGGAAGCCCCCGGCAGCTATACGGACTTCGAGGCGCGGACGGTCCACAACAGGAGCGTCGAATGGCAGCATTCCCTGGGGGATGTGGTCAGTGCGGTGGTCGGGGCCGGGTTGCGCCTTGAGTTCCTGCACGAGCACGACATGACGCTTTTCCAGCGTTTCGGTGTGCTGCGGCGGGGCGCGGACGGTTACTACCGTTTCCCGGACGACCGGCCCCGCATCCCGCTCATGTATTCCCTGAAGGCGAGCAAGCCGGTTTGA
- a CDS encoding S9 family peptidase, whose amino-acid sequence MPDWEKRFRAPRIGLPEWAEYAPDRSLFVSNATGTFELYTWDRATGTQRQATDRPHGTTDGTLSPDGEWVWWFSDTDGDEFGVWMRQPFAGGPDEPAVPGLAPSYPGGLAISRDGTVVVGCSTDEDGSTVHVARPGQPPVEIYRHRESAGVGDLSHDGSLIAIEHTEHGDAMHSAIRVVRPDGTTVAELDDTNGGTEELGLSVMGFAPVDGDSRLLVGHQRRGRWEPMIWDPLTGGETALEIDLPGDVGADWYPDGSALLVEHEYQARSELWRYELATPPAGADAQGAPLTRVETPAGTVSGATARPDGTVEFLWSSAAQPPEVRSTAGTVVLDPPGMKAPGSVPVTDAWVDGPGGRIHALVQQPPGAGPFPTVFEIHGGPTWHDSDAFASSPAAWVDHGFAVVRVNYRGSTGYGRAWTDALKHRVGLIELEDIAAVREWAIASGLADPQRLVLAGGSWGGYLTLLGLGTQPDAWALGLAAVPVADYVTAYHDEMEALKAMDRTLLGGTPEEVPERFEASSPLTYVDAVRAPVYISAGVNDPRCPIQQVENYVQRLEKRGHPHEVYRYDAGHGSLVVEERIKQVRLELDFAHRHLTSAGATESESSEKVE is encoded by the coding sequence ATGCCGGACTGGGAGAAGCGCTTCCGCGCCCCGCGGATCGGGCTGCCGGAATGGGCCGAGTACGCCCCGGACCGCTCCCTGTTCGTCTCGAACGCCACCGGCACCTTCGAGCTCTACACCTGGGACCGCGCGACCGGCACCCAGCGGCAGGCCACGGACCGCCCGCACGGCACCACGGACGGGACGCTGTCGCCGGACGGCGAGTGGGTCTGGTGGTTCTCGGACACCGACGGGGACGAGTTCGGCGTCTGGATGCGGCAGCCCTTCGCCGGCGGCCCGGACGAACCGGCCGTACCGGGGCTCGCCCCCTCCTACCCGGGCGGGCTGGCCATCAGCCGGGACGGCACCGTGGTGGTCGGCTGCTCCACCGACGAGGACGGCTCGACGGTCCACGTCGCACGGCCCGGCCAGCCGCCGGTGGAGATCTACCGGCACCGCGAGTCGGCCGGCGTCGGCGACCTCTCCCACGACGGATCGCTGATCGCCATCGAGCACACCGAGCACGGCGACGCGATGCACTCCGCCATCCGCGTCGTGCGGCCGGACGGCACGACGGTCGCCGAGTTGGACGACACCAACGGCGGCACCGAGGAACTGGGCCTGTCGGTGATGGGTTTCGCGCCGGTGGACGGCGACAGCCGACTCCTGGTGGGGCATCAGCGGCGGGGCCGCTGGGAGCCGATGATCTGGGACCCGCTGACGGGCGGGGAGACCGCACTGGAGATCGACCTGCCCGGCGACGTGGGCGCCGACTGGTACCCGGACGGCTCGGCCCTGCTGGTGGAGCACGAGTACCAGGCCCGCAGCGAACTGTGGCGCTATGAGCTGGCCACGCCACCGGCCGGCGCGGACGCCCAGGGCGCTCCCCTCACCCGGGTCGAGACCCCCGCGGGCACGGTCTCGGGCGCCACCGCCCGCCCCGACGGGACGGTGGAGTTCCTGTGGTCGTCCGCCGCCCAGCCGCCGGAGGTGCGCTCGACGGCCGGCACGGTGGTCCTGGACCCGCCCGGTATGAAGGCCCCCGGATCAGTCCCCGTGACGGACGCCTGGGTGGACGGCCCCGGCGGCCGCATCCACGCCCTGGTGCAGCAGCCGCCCGGCGCGGGGCCCTTCCCCACCGTCTTCGAAATCCACGGCGGCCCGACCTGGCACGACAGCGACGCCTTCGCCTCGTCGCCGGCGGCCTGGGTCGATCACGGCTTCGCGGTCGTCCGCGTCAACTACCGGGGCTCGACCGGCTACGGCCGCGCCTGGACGGACGCGCTCAAGCACCGCGTCGGCCTGATCGAGCTGGAGGACATCGCCGCGGTGCGGGAGTGGGCGATCGCCTCCGGTCTCGCGGATCCGCAGCGACTGGTGCTCGCCGGCGGCTCGTGGGGCGGCTATCTGACCCTGCTGGGCCTGGGCACCCAGCCGGACGCCTGGGCGCTCGGGCTGGCCGCGGTCCCGGTGGCGGACTACGTCACGGCGTACCACGACGAGATGGAAGCCCTGAAGGCCATGGACCGCACCCTCCTGGGCGGGACGCCGGAGGAGGTCCCCGAGCGCTTCGAGGCGTCCTCCCCGCTGACGTATGTCGACGCGGTGCGGGCCCCCGTCTACATCTCCGCCGGCGTCAACGACCCGCGCTGCCCGATCCAGCAGGTGGAGAACTACGTCCAGCGCCTGGAGAAGCGCGGCCACCCCCACGAGGTCTACCGCTACGACGCCGGCCACGGCTCGCTCGTCGTGGAGGAGCGCATCAAGCAGGTCCGCCTGGAGCTGGACTTCGCCCACCGCCACCTGACGAGCGCGGGGGCCACGGAGTCCGAGTCGAGCGAGAAGGTCGAGTAG